In a genomic window of Bos mutus isolate GX-2022 chromosome 6, NWIPB_WYAK_1.1, whole genome shotgun sequence:
- the TIFA gene encoding TRAF-interacting protein with FHA domain-containing protein A — protein MSSFEDADTEEMVTCLQMTLYHPGHERSGIFRSIKFFNREKLPTSEVVKFGRNSHTCNYIFQDKQVSRVQFSLQVFKKFNSSVVSFEIKNMSKKTSLLVDNKELGYLNKMDLPDKCMIRFGDYQFLVEKEDGESLEFFEIQFSLSKKPLLQENNWLSQEPIPECGSYSSCLTQNNSPMEVGENEW, from the coding sequence ATGTCCAGTTTTGAGGATGCGGACACAGAAGAGATGGTAACTTGTCTCCAGATGACTCTTTACCATCCTGGCCACGAGCGAAGTGGAATATTCCGATCAATAAAGTTTTTTAACCGAGAGAAACTCCCCACCAGCGAAGTGGTGAAATTTGGCCGAAATTCTCACACCTGTAATTATATCTTTCAGGACAAACAGGTTTCTCGAGTTCAGTTTTCTCTACAGGtgtttaaaaagtttaatagTTCAGTTGtctcttttgaaattaaaaatatgagtaaGAAGACCAGTCTGCTTGTGGACAACAAGGAGCTGGGCTACCTAAATAAAATGGATCTGCCAGACAAATGCATGATTAGGTTTGGCGACTATCAGTTCCTGGTGGAGAAGGAAGATGGAGAGTCATTAGAATTTTTTGAGATTCAGTTTTCTTTGTCGAAAAAACCTCTCCTGCAAGAAAACAACTGGCTTTCCCAGGAGCCCATACCTGAGTGTGGCAGCTATTCATCCTGTTTGACTCAAAACAATTCTCCCATGGAAGTGGGTGAAAATGAGTGGTAA